TGAACTGCACCGTCCCGGTCGGCGTGCCTCCGCCAGCCGCCGTCACCGTCGCCGTGAAAGTAACGGACTGGCCGAAGACCGAGGTCGTGGCGGACGAGGTGATCGCCGTCGATGTACTCGCTTTCACGACCTGCGACAGGACCGTCGACGTGCTTGTGTTGAAGTTCGCGTCCCCGACGTATGTCGCCGTGATCGAATGCGCGCCCGCCGAGAGCGAGGAGGTGGCACCGCTGGCCGCCGTCCCGCCGGTCACCGTCACGGGGCTGCCGAAGTTGACACCGTCGATCGTGAACTGCACCGTCCCGGTCGGCGTGCCTCCGCCAGCCGCCGTCACCGTCGCCGTGAACGTCACCGCCTGCCCAGAGACCGAGGGGTTAGTGGACGACGTTATGGCCGTCCTGGTCGAGGCCTTGGGGCCGAAGGCGAAGATAAAGATATTCGGCCCGCCCGTCGACGCCGTGAGAGTAGACGTCCTGGGAATGCCAAGTGAGTAGCTCGTGGCCCCCACCGCACTGATGGCAGCGAGCGCGTCTGCCCGCGTTCCGGCGGCCCCGTAAAAGAGTGTGAACGTGATGGACTCGCCCGGCCCCAGCATGCCGAACGAGAAGTCGAACAGCGACCCCTGATCGGCCGGACCGCCCGAGTAGTCAGTGGATCCGACTGCCCCCGTAAGGGTAGTTGGAGGCGCGCCAGCGAACGGACCCGGGGAGTCCAACGGATTCGCCGATCGGAACCCGTCGGTCGTGGCCCTCAGCAGGTTGGGGGCGGTCCCGAGGTGGATCTCGACGAATTCGCTGAACACGAATGGCTCGATGTCCCAGTCCAGCACGCGCCGGTAGCGGAGATCGCCGATCGAGGTCGAGCCGATGTTCTCTATCGTGATGTCGATCTGATACAGATTTGGTGATGCCGAGGGATGATAGTTGTGTGTCACCCGCACCCGACCGGGGCCAGCCGTCACGACCGACTTGTAGGCGCTGCCGACCGACTCCGCTCTGGTTTTGCCGGTCGTCACAGTGACGCCGGTTAGTGCGTCCACCACGACCAGGCCGGGCGCGAAGGGGTTCGTCGATTCGTTGGCAGCGCCACCGAAGGTCACGGTCGCCGCGTCAGCGTTCGCCACGCCCCACCCTTCGCACAGGCAGCCGGGCGAGAGGGCATCGGCGTTCGTCGGGATGTACCGCAATCCTACAGTGGTTGTCACAGAAGACGGGCCAGACGGTGTGCCACCAGGCACGTTGAGGTCTCCAGCAGGGTTGATCCCCATCTGCACGGTGCCGTTGTCGATGATTGCGGCAGTCCCCGCGGAAGCCGAGCG
The DNA window shown above is from Candidatus Methylomirabilota bacterium and carries:
- a CDS encoding Ig-like domain repeat protein, with product MYNSEVRLMGKVLEGRKKRRQVKSRSVELAALLTLLTFVGILASGVRSASAGTAAIIDNGTVQMGINPAGDLNVPGGTPSGPSSVTTTVGLRYIPTNADALSPGCLCEGWGVANADAATVTFGGAANESTNPFAPGLVVVDALTGVTVTTGKTRAESVGSAYKSVVTAGPGRVRVTHNYHPSASPNLYQIDITIENIGSTSIGDLRYRRVLDWDIEPFVFSEFVEIHLGTAPNLLRATTDGFRSANPLDSPGPFAGAPPTTLTGAVGSTDYSGGPADQGSLFDFSFGMLGPGESITFTLFYGAAGTRADALAAISAVGATSYSLGIPRTSTLTASTGGPNIFIFAFGPKASTRTAITSSTNPSVSGQAVTFTATVTAAGGGTPTGTVQFTIDGVNFGSPVTVTGGTAASGATSSLSAGAHSITATYVGDANFNTSTSTVLSQVVKASTSTAITSSATTSVFGQSVTFTATVTAAGGGTPTGTVQF